From Anaerococcus urinomassiliensis:
TTTATTTTTTTAGAAGTATCTTCAAAACTTTCTTTGATGTCATCGCTTGCCTCATCAATTGATTCTTTTATACTTTCACCGGTTTCCTTTACTTGGTTTTTAACATTGTTACTGTCTCCGGCTTCAAAGGTTCTTTTTTTATCGTCAGTCATAATTATCCTCCGTACTAATAAAATACCCAATAATTAGACTTTTACTCAGTCTATTATTGGGTAGTGAATTTATTATAATTATGCTAAGGATTTTTCTTTTTCCGTTTCGTTCATATACTCATATATTTTAATTGCTATGGCCATTTCAATTCTTTTTCTAAACAATTTACAAGAATACTCGTGAATTTGGTTGATGTCTCCATTTGCGTTGTAGTTGTTTGCAGCACATCCACCAGAACAGTACATATTTGCCCAGCAAGATTTGCACTCTTCTTTTGAGTAGCAGTTGCAGGTCTTAAACTGATTTACTAAATCATCTCTTAATATACCACCTTTAAGATTACCTATTATAAAGTCCTCATTGCCTACGAATTGGTGGCAAGGATATAATTTACCGCTAGGGGTCACTGCCATATATTCTGTACCAGATCCGCAACCTGATAACCTTTTGTGTGCACATGGTCCATTTTCTAAGTCAATCATATAGTGGTAGAAGATGAATTCATCGTTCTTATCAATAGCTTCGATCATCATATCAGCTAATTTTTCGTATTCTTCATATAAGATTGGTAAGTCTTCTTCTTTTAGTGCGTATTCTGACTCTGAGTTACCTACAACAGGTTCTAGAGAAGTTCTCTTAAAACCAAGATCTAAATAAGTTTTGACATCCTCAGTAAAATCAAGATTATTAGCAGTAAAAGTACCACGCATATAGTATTCTTTGTCGCCACGTTTTTCTACAAAATTTTGGAATTTTGGAACTACGGTATCAAATGATCCCTTTCCACCAATAGTTTTTCTGAATTCATCATGAACTTCACGTCTTCCATCTAGGGATAGGACTACATTTTTCATATTTTCATTTAAATAGTCGATTTTATCATCATCTAAAAGCATACCGTTGGTAGTGAGAGTGAAGTTAAAGTGTTTGTTATAAACATCTTCTAGACTCCTGGCATAGTCTACAGTTTGTTTGACTACATCCCAGTTCATGAGTGGCTCGCCACCAAAAAAATCGACATCTAAATTGTAATGGTTGCCAGAATTTTCAATTAGAAAGTCAATAGCATCTTTTGCTGTCTCTACTGTCATAATAGCATCAGGTCCGTGATATTTTCCACCTTTAGCAAAGCAATATTCACAAGACAGGTTACAAGTGTGAGCTACATTTAAACAAATAGCTTTGACATTTGTAGGTCTTTTTGTGACATCGATAGATAGGTCAGCAAAGTTATCTGTAGTAAATAACATTCCTTCTTCTTCTAATGCCTTAACTTCATCATAGGCTTCTTCAAACTGATCATCAGAAAGATTGTATGTAGATAATTTATTTTTAATCTCTTCTTTTGTGAATTCCTCATACATTGAGATAATTTGATAGGTCACATCATCTACTGCATGAACTGAACCACTATATGTATCTAAAACTATATTAAAGCCCTTGGCCTTATATTGGTGTATCATAAATTCTCCTTAATTTTAATATATAGTATTATACTAAAACACTAGGTTTTTAAAAGAAAAAAATAAGGGATAATCCCTTATTTATTCTTTTTGCTAACACATTCTTGGTTAGCTACTCCACAGCTTGTTTTGCAAGCAGATTGGCAAGATGTTTGGCATTCGCCACATCCACCAGTTTTCTTGCTATTGTGAAGATTTCTGGTATTTAAAGTTACAATTCTTTTCATATGTATACTCCTTTGTATAATTCCTATACAAATTAATATTAACAGTTATGAGATAATTTGTCAATCTAGGATAAGAATTGTATCATATATATTCAGTTTAGTTTGATGATTTGCCATGTAATTCATAGTTGATATTATATCTTCATCAATTATTTCACCTGGACTTAGGATGGGTATTCCTGGTGGATAGGCATAGACGAACTGTCCACAGATTTTACCATCCAAATCACCTACACTAACTTTAGATTTTTGCCTTAGTATAGCATCAGATATTTCCAATGCTTTATCTGGTATCTTATAAGTAAAAGAATAGCTAGTACTGTCCTTTTTGATATTTTTATCAATATCTAAGAGGGCAGCTTTTAAGCGCTCAAATCCAATTTTACTATCAAAAATACTTGCAATAAGAAGGGCATAAGTAGGATATGACATTTCAATTTCAATTTTTCTATCCCTTAGCATTCCTTCCAAAATAAAACCATCTATATTTGTATTAGCAGTAGAAATTAAAATTTTGCTCTTATCTTTTCTATCATCGTCTATAATTTCTAAATGATTTAAATTGAGCTGATAAATTGTATCCAAGTTTTTTTCTAAGTCACTATACATATGATAAAACTCTGTAAATTTATCAATCATTTCATCAATAGATTGTAATATTACATATGAAGGTGATGACGTTTGGAATATAGCCATATTTCTGCGTATTTCCTTAGAATAATTCATATTATTTATAAGAACTGCAGAAGATGGAGTTAGGGCAGATAAGTTTTTGTGAAAGGAAGTTATAGCGACATCAAAATAATTATTATAATTACCAGATAAAATACTGTGAGATCCATGGGCCATATCTACAACCAGATGGGTAGAATTTTTTCTGGCAAGTTCATATATTTTTTCTAAATTTATATAGTAACCTTCATATGATGGTGAAGTAACGATTATAACACCGTAATTTTTCTTTTTCAATTTCTCTTCTAAGTCCTCATAATCAATGTCAATTATTGCTCCCACATTATTTAAAATAACATTAATATAATCAGCTTTTAAATTATTTAATTCAATAGCATTGTAGACTGATTTATGGGAAGACCTTTGAATTAGTATATTTTTATTTTTATAAGTCAAAGCTCTAATAGTTGACAAAATCCCAGCAGTAGAACCATTTGTAGAAATAATTGCATCATCTACTTGATAAATATCAGATATTTTTTCTTCCATTTGAGAAAAAATCTCTTTAGGGTCATTTAGGTTATCAAAACCATATATTTCTGTCAGATCTCTCTTATAAGGAATATCATCTCTTAATATATTAGTTCTTTTTGATCCTGGCATATGAAAGGGATAGTAATCTTCTCTTAAATATTGGTCTAATTTTTCATTAAGCATTAAGTTCACCTCTAATATTATTTTACACTAAATCTAATTAATTATTAAAGGTATAATAAGGGTATAAAGATATTTGGAGGATGGAATGGATATTAAATCAAAAATCAGAGTAATTGAAGACTACCCAATAGAAGGTATTTCATTTAAGGATATTACTACACTGTTAAAAGACAAAGATGCATTTGAAGAATCATTAAATATGCTGGAAAAAGAGCTTGAAGGCATTGATTTTGACTATATTGTAGGTATCGAATCAAGAGGATTCATATTTGGAGCACCACTTGCTGATAGGCTAGGAGTAGGGTTTGTTCTTGTAAGGAAACCAGGTAAACTTCCAGGAGAAATCGAAAAAGTTTCCTATGAGCTAGAATATGGTAGCAATGAACTTGAAATGCACAAGGATGCTCTTAATGAAGGCGACAAGGTAGTAATAATAGATGACCTTATAGCAACAGGTGGATCTGCAAAAGCATGTGCTAAGCTAATTGAAACCCTTGGTGCCGAAGTAGCTGCATTTGAATTTTTAATAGAACTAGAAGAACTAAATGCTAGAGAAGTCTTAAAAGATTATAAAGTAATATCACTCGTAAAATATGATCATTAAACAAAGGCCATCTTACGATGGCTTTTATAAGTTTGTATGTATTTTTAACTTATTTAAAAGAAATCTTTAGATAGTAAAAAATTATATTAGAAAACTTGAATAAGAAATATGCCATAGTATAATAAGACTAAGGTCAGAGATGGTCAAATAACGATAAAGGTGGAGGCATACATGAAATATAGAGATTATTACGAATTACTAGGAGTGGATAAAAAAGCAAGTGATGCTGATATCAAAAAAGCATACAGGAAGCTTGCTAAAAAGTACCACCCAGACCTTCATCCAGATGATAAA
This genomic window contains:
- the scfB gene encoding thioether cross-link-forming SCIFF peptide maturase → MIHQYKAKGFNIVLDTYSGSVHAVDDVTYQIISMYEEFTKEEIKNKLSTYNLSDDQFEEAYDEVKALEEEGMLFTTDNFADLSIDVTKRPTNVKAICLNVAHTCNLSCEYCFAKGGKYHGPDAIMTVETAKDAIDFLIENSGNHYNLDVDFFGGEPLMNWDVVKQTVDYARSLEDVYNKHFNFTLTTNGMLLDDDKIDYLNENMKNVVLSLDGRREVHDEFRKTIGGKGSFDTVVPKFQNFVEKRGDKEYYMRGTFTANNLDFTEDVKTYLDLGFKRTSLEPVVGNSESEYALKEEDLPILYEEYEKLADMMIEAIDKNDEFIFYHYMIDLENGPCAHKRLSGCGSGTEYMAVTPSGKLYPCHQFVGNEDFIIGNLKGGILRDDLVNQFKTCNCYSKEECKSCWANMYCSGGCAANNYNANGDINQIHEYSCKLFRKRIEMAIAIKIYEYMNETEKEKSLA
- the scfA gene encoding six-cysteine ranthipeptide SCIFF is translated as MKRIVTLNTRNLHNSKKTGGCGECQTSCQSACKTSCGVANQECVSKKNK
- a CDS encoding aminotransferase class I/II-fold pyridoxal phosphate-dependent enzyme; amino-acid sequence: MLNEKLDQYLREDYYPFHMPGSKRTNILRDDIPYKRDLTEIYGFDNLNDPKEIFSQMEEKISDIYQVDDAIISTNGSTAGILSTIRALTYKNKNILIQRSSHKSVYNAIELNNLKADYINVILNNVGAIIDIDYEDLEEKLKKKNYGVIIVTSPSYEGYYINLEKIYELARKNSTHLVVDMAHGSHSILSGNYNNYFDVAITSFHKNLSALTPSSAVLINNMNYSKEIRRNMAIFQTSSPSYVILQSIDEMIDKFTEFYHMYSDLEKNLDTIYQLNLNHLEIIDDDRKDKSKILISTANTNIDGFILEGMLRDRKIEIEMSYPTYALLIASIFDSKIGFERLKAALLDIDKNIKKDSTSYSFTYKIPDKALEISDAILRQKSKVSVGDLDGKICGQFVYAYPPGIPILSPGEIIDEDIISTMNYMANHQTKLNIYDTILILD
- a CDS encoding adenine phosphoribosyltransferase → MDIKSKIRVIEDYPIEGISFKDITTLLKDKDAFEESLNMLEKELEGIDFDYIVGIESRGFIFGAPLADRLGVGFVLVRKPGKLPGEIEKVSYELEYGSNELEMHKDALNEGDKVVIIDDLIATGGSAKACAKLIETLGAEVAAFEFLIELEELNAREVLKDYKVISLVKYDH